The following DNA comes from Triticum aestivum cultivar Chinese Spring chromosome 3D, IWGSC CS RefSeq v2.1, whole genome shotgun sequence.
ATCATGATTGATGATCTCATAGAAAAGATTGTGAAGAATAAGAGCACTGACGATGACTTTATTCGGATGACATTTCTAGTTCTCTTAGGAACTATAATTGCACCAGTGTCTCATGAATACGTTCCGAAGAAATACTATGCCTTAGTGCAAAATATTAAGTTGATAAGGAAGTTCAACTGGAATGCATTCACTTCGTGATTCTGTTTGTCGGAGATTGGTAAGCTTCTGCAGGACGGCCATGTTAGGCAGTGGCCCCAGGGGAACCTCGCCCTTTTGCAAGTACGTTGTATTTATTAATTTCAACACTTTTGTTATAAAATGTCATGGAAGAACATGTAATTTAATTAGTTTATGTGTTTTGCAGTACCTATATTGGGAGAAGGTGCAACCAATCACCGGTCCAAAATATGATCCGTTGGCATTGTTGAGCCCGCTGATGAGGAACTGGACGGAAGATATGGCTGTGAGAAGAGACAAATACGACTATGAATATGGTCGTGGTGTTGGGATTGTAATCCGAGTAATCATGTTTTTTTTACATTTATGAAATAAAATTAAGTGTGCATATGGTATGTATAATTCTCTTGTTGCATTTGTATATCGATGACAACATTACAGAGGAGTACAGGCTGAAAAAATTTGCAGAAGAAGAAGCTCAAAAAACCAAGAAAGCTAGTAGCAAAAAATCTAACATTACTGGAATGAGGAAAGAGGGCAGTACCTCGGAGGCTTCGAGCCAGAAGCCTACTATGGACCGGATTTTGAGTGAGATGAATGAGCTTCGGAAGGAAATGCTTCGTTTGCCAGAGTTATGCGCACAGGTAACACTTGAGCACGTCACTTTAATGTCCATCACTGAATTGAAGAACTAAGATGAAATGTTTTCTTGCAGAGGATGATTGAGAAACTGAACAAAACCGGCGTCTTCTACAAACCCAGTAACCTGGAAGAAGACGAAGAGAATCTATACGGAGGCATTAATGAGTCTTCAAACGATGGTGGACTTCCGAAAAAAGAGTTTGTATATCAAAAATATGATTTAGACCGGTTCCGCACACCTTCCAAAATGAGTTTGCAAAAGGATGATGACGGCGTTGATGTAACTTCTCGTGGAAACACACCTTTTTACTGCACACCTGAGTACTGGGATAGTTTCAAGGGTGATATGGATGATCCTATCCAAGTACCAGAAGTATTAGATGAAAAAGCTGCCACATCTTTAGGGACGGACGAGATCGCATCGCATGCACCGCTTGGTTCTCAAGGAGTACAAGAGGAAGTGGAGGAGGTTACTGGCAGGCGCAAGCGCAGAGGATCACAACATGTCAAGTCTCCTTATGTGGTCCCTAAACCGAACAAGCAAGCAAAACGTTCTGCGAAAGGAAGTAAGTTTTTTGTGTTTCTAATTGTTCTTGCGTAataattatctatatatttgcGTTTATAAATATTTGAGTTGTGTGTTACAGAATTGTTCCAAAATGGTGGTGTTAACAAATCTAGTGATGAGTATGATGTGGTGAAAGCGTCCATCAAGTACGTGCGCGCGCATGAGTATTCACAAAAACATGCCAAAACAGAAATTTTCAATGATGGCATGGAAGAAGGTCTCACTGTGCGGAGAGCTTGTCAGATTATTAACCATGAGTGGCTAAGTGGTGACGTAAGTTAATTTCATATATTGTTTTACAATTGATTCAAAAATACTATTGTTAAATCTGACACATTATTTATAGGTAATTAATGCATACTCATCATATTTGGTCGACAAAGTTAATGATGATCGTTTCATGTTGACAACTTGGAGGATACATTGGTTGCTTCACATTAGACCCGGAAAGAAGACCGCCGGTAACGATTATGAAGCAGAGTCGCATAGTAATGAACCCGTGAATAGATGTGAGGACGAGTATTTCAAAAAATCAAAGGTAAGTTTGATTGGTTACACGGTACATACATACGATAGTATGTGCTGATTGTGTTTTATGGTCCTTGTGATGCAGACTTATATTCCTCTAAACAAGGAAAACACTCACTGGGTTACTGTTGTCATGCATAGCGGGAAGAGAGAGTTCCAGGTTCTTGACTCGTTGATGACCGGAAAACTTGACAGTGTTACTAGAGAACTCGTTGAGGACCTGGTAGGTTTAACTTTCAAATGTGCATTTGGTAACATTCATTTTCTTTAGTACACTGAATGACATTCTTTTCCACCATGTTAATTATATCTTTAGAGAAAACAACTAGCAGAAGATATCCAAGAAGCAAATGCAACCGGAATTGTGAATTATCCGGATGTTTCCAATTGGCCTATTCAAACGTATGACATGCCAAAACAACATGATGGGTGAGTTCCTACTTTGACAGAATTTTGGTCCTGTATGTACAGTAGATATTTAATCTTCGTAAATTGTATGTACTAGGAATTC
Coding sequences within:
- the LOC123074353 gene encoding uncharacterized protein; translated protein: MEWMFLGFLVLKEKKQPKKYQLVLLARKSLCVLQYLYWEKVQPITGPKYDPLALLSPLMRNWTEDMAVRRDKYDYEYGRGVGIIDDNITEEYRLKKFAEEEAQKTKKASSKKSNITGMRKEGSTSEASSQKPTMDRILSEMNELRKEMLRLPELCAQRMIEKLNKTGVFYKPSNLEEDEENLYGGINESSNDGGLPKKEFVYQKYDLDRFRTPSKMSLQKDDDGVDVTSRGNTPFYCTPEYWDSFKGDMDDPIQVPEVLDEKAATSLGTDEIASHAPLGSQGVQEEVEEVTGRRKRRGSQHVKSPYVVPKPNKQAKRSAKGKLFQNGGVNKSSDEYDVVKASIKYVRAHEYSQKHAKTEIFNDGMEEGLTVRRACQIINHEWLSGDVINAYSSYLVDKVNDDRFMLTTWRIHWLLHIRPGKKTAGNDYEAESHSNEPVNRCEDEYFKKSKTYIPLNKENTHWVTVVMHSGKREFQVLDSLMTGKLDSVTRELVEDLRKQLAEDIQEANATGIVNYPDVSNWPIQTYDMPKQHDGNSCGIFLLRCFQYWDGDKWTGLFSQRSIDDSREVIIAPLIFSERNKLDEVKNKVIRISKKKK